One Miscanthus floridulus cultivar M001 chromosome 11, ASM1932011v1, whole genome shotgun sequence DNA window includes the following coding sequences:
- the LOC136493287 gene encoding adenosine kinase 2-like, with amino-acid sequence MANSGYEGILLGMGNPLLDISAGVDEGFLAKYDVKPGNTILAEDKHLPMYDELASRSNVEYIAGGATQNSIRVAQWMLQIPGATSYIGCIGKDKFGEEMKKNAQAAGINAHYYEDENAPTGTCAVCVVGGERSLIANLSAANCYKSEHLKKPENWALVEKAKYIYIAGFFLTVSPDSIQLVAEHAAATNKVFMMNLSAPFICEFYRDAQEKALPYVDYIFGNETEARTFAKVRGWETENVEEIALKISQLPKASGTHKRITVITQGRDPVVVADDGKVKTFPVILLPKEKLVDTNGAGDAFVGGFLSQLVQEKSIDECVRAACYAANVIIQRSGCTYPEKPDFN; translated from the exons ATGGCCAACAGCGGCTACGAGGGGATCCTCCTGGGGATGGGGAACCCCCTCCTCGACATCTCCGCTGGCGTCGACGAGGGCTTCCTCGCCAA GTATGATGTGAAGCCGGGCAATACCATTCTTGCTGAGGACAAGCATTTGCCAAT GTATGATGAATTGGCTAGCAGGAGCAATGTTGAATACATTGCTGGAG GAGCCACTCAAAACTCTATCAGGGTTGCCCAA TGGATGCTTCAAATTCCTGGTGCAACAAGTTACATAGGTTGCATTGGGAAGGATAAGTTTGGTGAGGAGATGAAAAAAAATGCACAAGCTGCTGGTATTAAT GCCCATTATTATGAGGATGAGAATGCTCCAACAGGCACATGTGCTGTCTGTGTTGTTGGTGGAGAAAG GTCACTTATTGCAAACTTGTCTGCGGCAAACTGCTACAAGTCTGAACATCTGAAGAAACCAGAGAATTGGGCACTTG TTGAGAAGGCAAAATATATTTACATTGCTGGATTTTTCCTTACGGTGTCCCCGGATTCTATTCAACTTGTTGCTGAGCATGCTGCTGCAACTAACAAG GTGTTTATGATGAACCTTTCTGCTCCCTTTATCTGCGAATTTTACCGTGATGCCCAGGAGAAAGCTCTTCC GTACGTGGACTACATCTTTGGAAATGAAACTGAGGCGAGGACCTTTGCTAAAGTTCGTGGTTGGGAG ACTGAGAATGTTGAGGAGATTGCTTTGAAGATCTCACAATTACCGAAGGCTTCAGGAACACACAAGAGGATTACTGTGATCACTCAAGGTCGTGATCCAGTAGTTGTCGCTGATGATGGAAAG GTGAAGACTTTCCCTGTGATCCTCTTGCCCAAGGAGAAGCTTGTTGACACCAATGGTGCAG GTGATGCCTTCGTTGGAGGCTTCCTATCTCAGTTGGTTCAAGAGAAGAGCATCGATGAGTGTGTCAGAGCTGCCTGTTACGCCGCCAATGTTATCATCCAACGTTCTGGCTGCACTTACCCTGAGAAGCCTGACTTCAACTAG